A single genomic interval of Adhaeribacter pallidiroseus harbors:
- a CDS encoding TonB-dependent receptor: MKKIMLFIIALVSTLVANGQNTLTAYIKDAENQSPLVGATALLNNSPIGTTADATGQVVIKNIPNGSQTFRFSFVGYQEQVAHITFPRTTAEPIIILLEASGSELEAVEITSTRSTRTIQDIPTRVEFMAGEELEEKGNMKPGDIRMILSESTGIQTQQTSATSANASIRIQGLDGRYTQILKDGFPLYAGYSGGLGLLQTPPLDLKQVEIIKGSASTLYGGGAIAGLVNLISKTPPEKPELRFLFNGTSAGGLDLNGFYGRRFKKTGLTIYGARNSNAAYDPSGTDLSAIPQFSRYTFNPRLFFYPTQKTQLNLGINTVFENRLGGDMHYIKGEQPNNHSYFEQNKTQRLSTQFAGSYHFNNCSQINLKNSVSYFNRTLTLPQYAFAGAQVSTFSEATYSRQGEQADWVTGVNLWTEQFREKQLPATPLRNYNQTTAGAFVQSSIKATDWLHLETGLRSDYVADYGFAFLPRISALFKIKPNLTSRLGGGLGYKAPTIFTEESERLQYQGVLPISPDNNKLERSYGGNLDFTYRATLANDAISFNINHLFFYTFLKNPLTLVPSANKLYQLQNRLGHLDTEGTETNIKIGYEGFNLFLGYTFTDTKIHEGEVKTINPLTPKHRINAVLLYEVAEKWKLGLESYYFSRQKLSDNTTGKSYVISGFMAEKRWEQFSVYVNFENFLDVRQTRFDSIYTGSITNPAFRDIYAPLDGFMVNGGLKLRL, translated from the coding sequence ATGAAAAAGATAATGCTTTTTATAATAGCATTGGTTAGCACTTTGGTGGCCAATGGGCAAAACACCTTAACGGCTTATATTAAAGACGCCGAAAATCAATCGCCCTTAGTGGGAGCTACTGCTTTATTAAACAACTCGCCAATTGGTACTACCGCTGACGCTACCGGCCAGGTAGTTATTAAAAATATACCAAACGGATCGCAAACTTTCCGATTCTCTTTTGTGGGTTACCAGGAGCAGGTAGCGCACATTACCTTCCCCAGAACAACTGCCGAACCGATTATTATTTTACTGGAAGCAAGCGGCTCCGAGCTGGAAGCCGTGGAAATCACGTCCACCCGCAGCACCCGCACCATCCAAGATATACCTACCCGGGTAGAGTTTATGGCGGGCGAAGAACTGGAAGAAAAAGGCAACATGAAACCCGGCGACATCCGGATGATTTTAAGCGAAAGTACGGGCATTCAAACCCAGCAAACGTCGGCCACGTCGGCCAATGCCAGTATCCGGATTCAGGGTTTAGATGGCCGGTACACGCAAATTTTAAAAGATGGCTTTCCTTTGTATGCCGGTTACTCGGGTGGTTTGGGCTTGTTGCAAACGCCTCCGCTGGATTTAAAGCAAGTAGAAATCATAAAAGGCTCGGCTTCTACGTTGTACGGCGGTGGCGCCATTGCCGGGTTGGTAAACTTAATTTCGAAAACTCCGCCGGAAAAGCCCGAGCTCCGTTTTTTGTTCAATGGCACCTCGGCGGGCGGCCTGGATTTAAATGGTTTTTATGGCCGGCGTTTTAAGAAAACCGGACTAACTATTTATGGAGCCCGGAACAGTAATGCCGCATACGACCCTTCCGGAACCGATTTATCGGCGATTCCTCAATTTAGCCGGTATACTTTCAATCCGCGTTTGTTTTTTTACCCCACCCAGAAAACCCAACTAAACCTGGGCATTAACACCGTTTTTGAAAATCGCTTAGGGGGCGATATGCATTATATTAAAGGCGAACAACCAAACAATCATTCCTATTTTGAGCAAAACAAAACCCAACGGCTCTCTACGCAATTTGCCGGGAGTTATCACTTCAATAACTGTAGCCAGATAAATTTAAAAAACAGCGTTAGTTATTTTAACCGGACACTTACGCTACCCCAATATGCCTTTGCAGGAGCGCAAGTAAGCACTTTCAGCGAAGCTACTTATTCGCGACAAGGAGAACAAGCCGACTGGGTTACGGGAGTTAACCTTTGGACGGAACAATTCCGGGAAAAACAGTTGCCAGCTACGCCGCTCCGGAATTATAACCAGACCACCGCAGGCGCTTTTGTGCAAAGTAGCATTAAAGCTACCGATTGGCTACATCTGGAAACTGGTCTTCGGTCGGATTACGTGGCAGATTATGGCTTTGCTTTTTTACCCCGCATTTCGGCTTTGTTTAAAATAAAGCCGAACTTAACTTCCAGGTTGGGCGGTGGCTTAGGCTACAAGGCTCCTACTATTTTTACCGAGGAAAGCGAACGCTTGCAATACCAAGGAGTTTTACCCATAAGCCCGGATAACAATAAATTAGAGCGTAGTTACGGGGGTAATCTGGATTTTACCTACCGGGCTACTTTGGCTAACGATGCCATTAGTTTTAATATTAACCACTTATTCTTTTATACTTTTCTGAAAAACCCTTTAACGCTGGTGCCTTCGGCGAACAAATTATACCAGTTACAAAATCGCTTAGGGCACTTAGATACCGAAGGAACCGAAACCAATATAAAAATCGGTTACGAGGGCTTTAACTTATTTCTGGGTTATACCTTTACGGACACCAAAATTCACGAAGGTGAGGTTAAAACAATTAATCCCTTAACACCCAAACACCGGATAAATGCGGTATTGCTGTACGAAGTGGCAGAAAAATGGAAACTGGGATTAGAGTCGTATTACTTTAGCCGGCAAAAGCTTAGCGATAATACCACGGGCAAATCGTACGTAATTTCTGGCTTTATGGCAGAAAAGCGCTGGGAACAGTTTTCCGTTTATGTTAATTTTGAAAATTTCTTAGATGTCCGGCAAACCCGGTTTGATTCCATTTATACCGGTAGCATTACCAATCCGGCTTTCCGGGATATTTATGCGCCCTTAGATGGTTTTATGGTGAATGGCGGCTTGAAACTTCGTTTGTAG
- the lpxD gene encoding UDP-3-O-(3-hydroxymyristoyl)glucosamine N-acyltransferase: protein MKFTVGQIAELLGGTVEGSATASVYKLEKIEEAQEGSLAFLSNLKYENFLYTTAASAVIVSHQLELKQATQAALIRVDDPYLSFTRLLEEYQKLKGRLMQGVENPSFIGENVSIGEAHYRGAFSYIGHNCRIGDQVRIYPQAYVGDNVTIGNNTTIFAGAKIYADCVIGNDCIIHAGAVIGSPGFGFAPQKDGTYRDIPQLGNVILEDKVNIGANTTIDCATMGSTIVREGTKIDNLVMLAHNVEVGRHTVIAAQTGISGSTKIGDHCVIAGQVGIVGHIALANKTTVGAQSGVSKSIKEEGTFIQGSPAFDYKQNLRALAVLRRLPEIEKQVNELKEKI from the coding sequence ATGAAATTTACCGTCGGACAAATAGCTGAATTATTGGGAGGAACCGTAGAAGGCAGTGCAACAGCTTCCGTGTACAAACTGGAAAAGATTGAAGAAGCCCAGGAAGGCTCACTGGCGTTTTTATCCAACCTGAAATACGAAAACTTTTTATATACCACAGCCGCTTCGGCGGTAATTGTATCGCACCAACTAGAATTAAAACAAGCCACCCAAGCCGCGCTTATCCGGGTAGATGATCCGTACCTGAGTTTTACCCGTTTGTTAGAAGAATACCAAAAGCTAAAAGGCCGTTTGATGCAGGGAGTAGAAAACCCGAGCTTTATCGGCGAAAACGTAAGCATTGGCGAAGCGCATTACCGGGGCGCCTTTTCGTATATTGGCCATAATTGCCGCATTGGCGATCAGGTGCGCATTTACCCGCAAGCTTACGTGGGCGATAATGTAACTATTGGCAATAACACCACTATTTTTGCCGGTGCCAAAATTTACGCCGATTGTGTGATTGGCAATGACTGTATTATTCATGCGGGAGCCGTTATTGGTAGCCCGGGTTTTGGCTTTGCCCCCCAAAAAGACGGCACCTACCGCGATATTCCGCAACTGGGCAATGTAATTCTGGAAGATAAGGTAAATATTGGCGCCAACACCACCATCGATTGCGCCACCATGGGCTCCACCATTGTGCGCGAAGGCACTAAAATAGATAATTTAGTGATGTTGGCGCATAATGTAGAAGTGGGCCGGCATACCGTAATTGCGGCCCAAACCGGCATTTCGGGTTCTACTAAAATTGGTGACCATTGCGTTATTGCCGGCCAGGTGGGAATTGTGGGCCATATTGCGCTGGCTAATAAAACTACGGTGGGTGCCCAATCCGGGGTTTCTAAATCCATCAAAGAAGAAGGTACTTTTATACAAGGTTCGCCGGCTTTTGATTATAAACAAAACTTACGCGCTTTAGCCGTACTGCGGCGCTTGCCGGAAATTGAAAAACAAGTAAACGAACTGAAAGAAAAGATTTAA
- a CDS encoding bifunctional UDP-3-O-[3-hydroxymyristoyl] N-acetylglucosamine deacetylase/3-hydroxyacyl-ACP dehydratase: protein MNDKQHTIQSPVTVSGIGLHTGVMANMTFLPAPVNHGYKFQRIDLPGQPIVTADVDNVVDLSRGTTIEQNGARVNTVEHTLAAVVGLQIDNVLIQLDGPEPPIMDGSSIEFILALEAAGLEEQNALRNYFEIPQGIHYRDGEREVELAALPLNDYRVTVMVDYNSPVLGSQHASITDINQFRDQIASSRTFCFLHELEALYKQNLIKGGDLANAIVVVDRVVTEEELTNLATLLNKPKVAVKKEGILNNVELRYKNEPARHKLLDLIGDLALVGRPLKGQILAARPGHAANVAFAKKIKKQMQEAAISNVPTYDPTKEPVMDINKIAQTLPHRFPFLLIDKIIYLDENTVIGVKNVTLNEPQFQGHFPANPVYPGVYLIESMAQTGGILVLSTVPDPENYWTYFLGVDKCRFRRKVIPGDTIIFKCWLLAPIKRGIAKMEGKAFVNGKVVMEAEMSASIVRKEGV from the coding sequence ATGAACGATAAGCAACACACCATACAATCGCCGGTAACGGTTTCGGGCATTGGCCTGCACACGGGCGTAATGGCCAACATGACTTTTTTACCCGCGCCGGTAAATCATGGGTATAAATTTCAGCGCATTGATTTACCGGGCCAGCCCATTGTAACTGCCGATGTAGATAACGTAGTTGATTTATCGCGGGGCACTACCATTGAACAAAACGGCGCCCGGGTAAACACCGTGGAGCACACTTTGGCCGCCGTGGTAGGTTTGCAAATCGATAATGTGCTGATTCAGCTGGATGGCCCGGAACCACCCATTATGGATGGTTCTTCTATTGAATTTATTCTGGCTTTAGAAGCCGCCGGTTTAGAAGAACAAAATGCCCTCCGCAATTATTTCGAAATTCCGCAGGGCATTCATTACCGGGATGGGGAACGTGAAGTAGAATTAGCGGCTTTACCCCTAAACGACTACCGCGTTACCGTAATGGTAGATTATAATTCGCCGGTATTGGGTAGCCAGCACGCTTCTATCACTGATATTAATCAGTTCCGGGACCAGATTGCCTCGAGCCGCACTTTTTGCTTTTTGCACGAACTCGAAGCGCTTTACAAACAAAATTTAATTAAAGGTGGCGATTTAGCCAATGCTATTGTGGTAGTAGACCGGGTTGTTACCGAAGAAGAACTGACCAACTTAGCTACTCTGCTGAACAAACCCAAAGTAGCGGTAAAGAAAGAAGGAATTTTAAATAACGTAGAACTGCGTTATAAAAACGAACCCGCCCGCCACAAACTACTCGATTTAATTGGTGATTTAGCTTTAGTGGGCCGGCCTTTAAAAGGCCAGATTTTAGCGGCTCGTCCGGGCCACGCGGCTAACGTAGCTTTCGCCAAAAAAATTAAAAAACAAATGCAAGAAGCCGCTATTTCCAATGTGCCTACCTACGATCCTACCAAGGAACCCGTGATGGACATTAACAAAATAGCGCAAACGCTGCCGCACCGCTTTCCATTTCTGCTCATCGATAAAATCATTTACCTCGACGAAAATACCGTCATCGGGGTGAAGAACGTTACCTTGAACGAGCCGCAATTTCAGGGGCATTTTCCGGCCAACCCGGTTTATCCGGGGGTTTACCTGATTGAATCCATGGCGCAAACCGGGGGAATCTTAGTACTCAGCACTGTACCCGATCCGGAAAATTACTGGACCTATTTCTTGGGCGTAGATAAGTGCCGCTTCCGGCGTAAAGTTATTCCGGGAGATACCATTATTTTTAAATGCTGGCTACTGGCGCCAATTAAACGGGGTATTGCCAAAATGGAAGGCAAGGCTTTTGTAAACGGTAAAGTAGTTATGGAAGCCGAAATGTCGGCAAGCATCGTCCGAAAGGAAGGGGTGTAA
- the lpxA gene encoding acyl-ACP--UDP-N-acetylglucosamine O-acyltransferase, which translates to MNQPLAYIHPEAKIAQNVVVEPFSTIYKNVEIGEGTWVGPNVTIMEGARIGKNCKLYPGCVISAAPQDLKYKGEASTVHIGDNTVIRECVTINRGTAMDKNTTNIGDNCLVMAYVHIAHDCIIGNNVILVNSVQLAGHIEIQDFVIVGGTTAVQQFVKIGAHAMVGGGSLVRKDVPPFVKAAREPLTYAGINSIGLRRRGFSNEKINEIQDIYRTLFLGGLNHSKALDKIELEMVPSDERDEIINFFRTSERGVIRGYSQKDAD; encoded by the coding sequence ATGAATCAACCATTAGCCTATATTCACCCGGAAGCTAAAATTGCGCAAAATGTAGTAGTAGAGCCTTTTTCTACCATCTACAAAAATGTAGAAATTGGCGAAGGCACCTGGGTTGGCCCCAATGTTACGATCATGGAGGGCGCCCGGATTGGTAAAAACTGCAAGTTATACCCGGGTTGTGTTATCTCGGCGGCTCCGCAAGATTTAAAGTACAAAGGCGAAGCCAGCACGGTACACATTGGGGATAATACCGTTATCCGGGAATGCGTTACCATTAACCGCGGTACGGCGATGGATAAAAATACCACTAATATCGGGGATAATTGTTTGGTAATGGCTTACGTGCACATTGCCCACGATTGTATTATCGGCAATAATGTAATTCTGGTAAACTCCGTACAATTGGCCGGCCACATTGAAATTCAGGATTTTGTGATTGTGGGGGGCACAACCGCTGTGCAGCAATTTGTAAAAATTGGGGCTCACGCCATGGTAGGTGGTGGCTCTTTGGTGCGGAAAGATGTGCCGCCTTTTGTAAAAGCCGCCCGCGAACCGCTAACCTACGCGGGTATAAATTCTATTGGCTTGCGACGCCGGGGTTTCTCGAACGAAAAAATTAACGAAATTCAGGATATTTACCGCACCTTATTCTTGGGTGGTTTAAATCATAGTAAAGCCCTGGATAAAATTGAACTGGAAATGGTACCTAGCGACGAACGCGACGAGATCATTAATTTTTTCCGGACTTCGGAACGGGGCGTCATCCGGGGATATTCGCAGAAAGATGCAGATTAA
- a CDS encoding ABC transporter ATP-binding protein has protein sequence MQIKLLGLGKRYNYDWIFRHLSYEFIPDKAYAILGYNGSGKSTFINTLSGNLVPSEGTIQYQNNSQTILVEEIYRYLSFSAPYLELVEEFTLTELLQFHTHFKPLRHLTPNQLIERMYLEKARHKYVKDFSSGMKQRLKLGLAIYTDAPLLLLDEPTTNLDQAGINWYLEHVSQNRKDRLVVVCSNIAHEYQFCDETLDITQFHPVK, from the coding sequence ATGCAGATTAAGCTCCTGGGGCTCGGCAAACGCTACAATTACGATTGGATTTTTCGGCACCTTTCTTATGAGTTTATACCGGATAAAGCTTACGCCATTCTGGGGTATAACGGCTCCGGTAAATCCACTTTTATCAATACCTTATCGGGCAATTTAGTACCCAGCGAAGGCACCATTCAGTACCAAAATAATTCCCAAACAATACTGGTCGAAGAAATTTACCGGTATTTATCTTTTTCAGCGCCCTACCTGGAATTGGTAGAAGAATTTACCTTAACCGAGTTACTGCAATTTCATACGCACTTTAAACCGCTGCGGCATCTTACTCCGAACCAGCTTATTGAGCGGATGTACCTGGAAAAAGCCCGGCATAAATACGTAAAAGATTTTTCGTCGGGTATGAAACAACGGCTAAAATTGGGATTGGCTATTTACACCGATGCTCCCCTCCTGCTTTTGGATGAACCCACCACCAATTTAGACCAGGCCGGGATAAACTGGTACCTCGAACACGTCAGCCAAAACCGGAAAGATCGCCTGGTAGTAGTTTGTTCCAATATTGCCCACGAATATCAATTCTGCGACGAAACGCTGGATATTACCCAATTTCATCCCGTTAAATAA
- the metG gene encoding methionine--tRNA ligase: protein MNTAYKRYTITAALPYANGPVHIGHLAGVYIPADIYARYLRSKGADVKFVCGSDEHGVPITIRAQKEGITPQEIVDKYHNQIKNSFADFHISFDIYSRTSNETHRETASGFFTNLHEKGVFEEKTSQQYFDEKSQQFLADRYIVGTCPRCGNENAYGDQCEKCGSSLSPTELINPKSMLSGEPPVLKETKHWYLPLDKYEDWLREWIVEGHKNDWKTNVYGQCKSWIDGGLQPRAVTRDLDWGVPVPLEEAQGKVLYVWFDAPIGYISATKDLTPDWKTYWQDPETKLVHFIGKDNIVFHCIIFPVMLKAHGDYILPDNVPANEFLNLEGDKISTSRNWAVWLHEYLQDFPGKGDVLRYVLCANAPENKDNDFTWKDFQARNNNELLAIFGNFVNRALVLTHKYFNGQVPEKGALTDLDREVLSQFETYPDKVAAALEQYRFKEALQEVMNLARLGNKYLADTEPWKIIKTDETRVKTILNIALQIAGSLSILIEPFLPTSAQKLADMLNIHLGKWYEAGMTEFIIPGHSIGEAKLLFEKIEDATVEAQVQKLLDTKQANILANSVAAPAKENISFDDFSRMDIRIGTILEAEKVAKTKKLLKLKIDTGLDQRTIVSGIAEYFIPEAIIGQQVAVLVNLAPREIKGIQSQGMILMAENADGSLAFVQPSAVVKNGGTVS from the coding sequence ATGAATACTGCATATAAACGCTATACCATTACTGCCGCTTTGCCTTACGCTAATGGGCCGGTGCACATTGGCCATTTAGCCGGGGTATATATACCCGCCGATATTTACGCGCGCTACCTACGCTCGAAAGGAGCCGACGTAAAGTTTGTTTGCGGCTCCGACGAACACGGCGTACCCATTACCATCCGTGCCCAAAAAGAAGGCATTACCCCACAAGAAATTGTAGACAAGTACCACAACCAGATTAAAAATTCGTTCGCCGACTTTCATATTTCCTTTGATATTTATTCCCGCACTTCCAACGAAACGCACCGCGAAACCGCTTCCGGCTTTTTCACCAATTTACACGAAAAAGGCGTATTCGAAGAAAAAACGTCGCAGCAGTATTTCGACGAAAAAAGCCAGCAGTTCCTCGCCGATCGCTACATTGTAGGAACCTGTCCGCGCTGCGGCAACGAAAACGCGTACGGCGACCAATGCGAAAAATGCGGTTCTTCACTGAGCCCGACAGAGCTAATTAACCCCAAAAGTATGCTAAGCGGCGAACCGCCGGTATTAAAAGAAACCAAACACTGGTATTTGCCCCTGGATAAATACGAAGACTGGCTGCGCGAATGGATTGTAGAGGGTCATAAAAACGATTGGAAAACCAACGTATACGGCCAGTGTAAATCCTGGATCGACGGTGGTTTGCAGCCCCGCGCCGTAACCCGCGATCTGGATTGGGGCGTACCCGTGCCGCTCGAAGAAGCCCAGGGTAAAGTATTGTACGTGTGGTTCGATGCGCCGATTGGTTATATTTCGGCTACCAAAGATTTAACGCCGGATTGGAAAACGTACTGGCAAGACCCGGAAACCAAGCTGGTGCATTTTATCGGGAAAGATAATATTGTATTCCATTGCATTATTTTTCCGGTAATGTTAAAGGCGCACGGCGATTATATTTTACCAGACAACGTGCCGGCTAACGAATTTTTAAATTTAGAAGGCGATAAGATTTCTACGTCGCGCAACTGGGCGGTTTGGCTACACGAGTACCTGCAAGATTTCCCGGGCAAAGGCGATGTATTGCGTTACGTACTGTGCGCGAATGCCCCTGAAAACAAAGACAATGATTTTACCTGGAAAGACTTTCAGGCCCGTAATAATAACGAGTTACTGGCCATTTTCGGTAATTTCGTAAACCGGGCATTGGTGCTCACCCATAAGTATTTTAACGGTCAGGTTCCCGAGAAAGGAGCCTTAACCGATTTAGATCGGGAAGTCTTAAGTCAGTTCGAAACGTATCCGGATAAGGTGGCCGCCGCTCTGGAACAATACCGGTTTAAAGAAGCTTTACAGGAAGTAATGAATCTGGCCCGATTAGGCAATAAGTACCTGGCCGATACCGAACCCTGGAAAATCATTAAAACCGACGAAACCCGCGTTAAAACGATTTTAAATATTGCCCTGCAAATTGCCGGTTCTTTAAGTATTCTGATTGAACCGTTTTTACCAACGTCGGCGCAAAAACTGGCCGACATGCTGAACATTCATTTAGGTAAGTGGTACGAAGCCGGCATGACCGAGTTTATTATTCCGGGCCACTCGATTGGCGAAGCGAAGTTGTTGTTTGAGAAGATAGAAGATGCTACGGTAGAAGCCCAGGTGCAAAAACTGCTCGATACCAAACAAGCTAATATACTCGCCAACTCGGTAGCCGCACCGGCTAAAGAAAACATTTCTTTCGATGATTTTTCCCGAATGGACATCCGTATCGGTACCATTCTGGAAGCCGAAAAAGTAGCGAAAACCAAAAAATTACTCAAATTAAAGATTGATACGGGCCTGGACCAACGCACCATTGTGAGTGGCATTGCCGAATACTTTATTCCGGAAGCAATTATCGGGCAGCAAGTAGCCGTGTTGGTAAACTTAGCCCCTCGCGAGATTAAAGGCATCCAGAGCCAAGGCATGATTCTGATGGCCGAAAACGCCGACGGTTCCCTGGCCTTCGTACAACCTTCGGCAGTAGTGAAAAACGGCGGTACGGTATCGTAA
- a CDS encoding GmrSD restriction endonuclease domain-containing protein: MEQTQSIKDLIVDIDEKKVYLPEFQRDFVWEISKTYDLFDSLIKDIFIGAIIFGIPSFDIAIREIDNRKKIAKGRRRPSLVVKTITKKEIEDINKVGGNFRLILDGQQRTTSIYRALKGTDEVWFISKNEDEIEAGSFENAKLEELLEEISGEQDPERLSIRLSDVWDIEQNDYDEDEIRDKFFYTTAYYKMYSSDEEFDRKAEFKKFRNLRKKIADLFKSEKLLSYYLLDMNLEKFVVFFERSNTRGVQLNFIDILAAKLYTGNFNLKEKIKEFEIQNPNIYLIPEIIVRSIAFIKSSPKEIDRNYILTSLNADDFKRWWDSACKLYKVTLDFLYQNNFIISQEWMPYDNMIIPLMNFLQEVGGDFHRMNLNQKKFIEYWYWNSIFSLRYSGSSNERIIEDSNILIQIAREKKINSSSYFNRLSKIQTLSTDDIYSFDKKANAVYKGILNLINYEKSGLINWNNDAKLSLNSSLEDHHIYPKNYLNQLLTTENEKDLIDCVANRTLMPKIQNIKISDQAPSKYLNEIKDLNKNIEKSLDNHLITTDLLNGEYDNEFSFFIELRANSIFEIIKKRLIDTRDLIKDEFYEEIKYDEAVNINVYSTYKGKKAEATFNPATAKVFFKGKLYASPSAAAIAVKIENGASDTATENGWTFWKFTDENGIEKRINDLRK, from the coding sequence ATGGAACAAACTCAGTCAATAAAAGACCTCATAGTTGACATTGATGAAAAAAAAGTCTATTTACCCGAATTTCAAAGGGACTTTGTTTGGGAAATATCTAAAACTTACGACTTGTTTGACTCACTTATAAAAGATATTTTCATTGGTGCTATAATTTTTGGCATCCCTTCCTTTGACATAGCTATCCGAGAAATTGATAATAGGAAAAAAATTGCAAAAGGCAGGAGAAGGCCTTCCCTTGTAGTTAAGACTATAACTAAAAAAGAAATTGAAGATATAAATAAAGTTGGTGGAAATTTTAGATTAATACTTGATGGACAACAGAGGACCACTTCAATTTATAGAGCCTTAAAGGGAACCGATGAAGTTTGGTTCATCTCAAAAAATGAGGATGAAATAGAGGCAGGCAGCTTTGAAAATGCAAAGCTTGAAGAATTACTTGAAGAGATATCTGGTGAGCAAGATCCTGAGAGGCTTTCAATTAGGCTTTCAGATGTTTGGGATATTGAACAAAATGACTATGATGAAGATGAAATTCGAGATAAGTTCTTTTATACTACCGCTTATTATAAGATGTATTCAAGTGATGAAGAATTTGACAGAAAAGCTGAATTTAAGAAGTTCCGTAACTTAAGAAAAAAGATTGCAGATCTATTTAAATCAGAAAAACTACTTTCTTATTATCTTCTTGACATGAATCTGGAAAAGTTTGTTGTCTTTTTTGAAAGAAGTAATACAAGAGGTGTACAGTTAAATTTTATTGATATTCTAGCAGCAAAGCTTTATACTGGAAATTTCAATCTTAAAGAAAAGATTAAAGAATTTGAGATTCAAAATCCAAACATATATTTAATTCCTGAGATAATAGTCCGTTCAATTGCATTTATAAAGAGTTCTCCAAAGGAGATTGATCGAAATTATATTTTAACTTCATTGAATGCTGACGATTTTAAAAGATGGTGGGATAGTGCTTGCAAATTATATAAAGTTACTTTAGATTTTCTATATCAGAATAATTTTATAATATCCCAAGAATGGATGCCATATGATAATATGATAATTCCTTTAATGAATTTTTTACAAGAGGTGGGTGGTGATTTCCATAGAATGAATCTTAATCAAAAAAAGTTTATAGAATACTGGTATTGGAATTCTATCTTCTCACTTAGGTATTCAGGTTCATCAAATGAAAGAATTATTGAAGATTCAAATATATTGATTCAAATAGCTAGAGAGAAAAAGATAAATTCTTCAAGTTATTTTAATAGGTTATCCAAAATTCAAACGCTTTCTACAGATGACATTTACTCGTTTGACAAGAAGGCAAATGCTGTTTATAAGGGTATATTAAATCTAATTAATTACGAAAAATCTGGCTTAATAAATTGGAATAATGATGCTAAACTTTCATTAAATTCCTCATTAGAAGATCATCATATTTATCCAAAGAACTATTTAAATCAATTATTAACTACTGAAAATGAAAAAGATTTAATTGATTGCGTAGCTAACAGGACTTTAATGCCAAAAATTCAAAACATTAAAATTAGCGACCAAGCGCCTTCCAAATATCTCAACGAAATTAAAGATTTAAATAAAAATATAGAGAAATCCTTAGATAATCATTTAATAACAACAGATCTGTTAAATGGTGAGTATGATAATGAATTTAGTTTCTTTATAGAATTAAGAGCGAACTCCATCTTTGAAATTATTAAAAAGAGGCTAATTGACACAAGAGATTTGATTAAAGATGAATTTTATGAAGAAATAAAGTATGATGAAGCAGTTAATATAAATGTTTATAGTACTTATAAAGGTAAAAAGGCAGAAGCAACATTTAATCCAGCAACAGCAAAAGTATTTTTTAAAGGTAAATTATACGCAAGCCCGAGTGCAGCAGCAATTGCGGTAAAGATTGAAAATGGCGCAAGCGATACTGCCACAGAAAATGGATGGACATTTTGGAAATTTACTGACGAGAACGGAATAGAGAAAAGAATTAATGATTTGAGGAAATAG
- a CDS encoding nucleotidyltransferase family protein, producing MLSSEEIEQKIKDIKPFLQKEYLIDQIGYFGSFARGDYREDSDVDILVACKRGIGWKFFDLKDYLESVLGRKVDLVTENSLRKQWKENILSQVKYL from the coding sequence ATGCTCTCCTCCGAAGAAATAGAACAAAAGATTAAAGACATTAAACCTTTTCTTCAAAAGGAATATTTGATCGACCAAATTGGTTATTTTGGATCTTTTGCCAGAGGCGATTACCGGGAAGATTCGGATGTGGATATTCTGGTGGCGTGTAAAAGAGGCATTGGCTGGAAGTTTTTTGATTTAAAAGATTACTTAGAATCGGTGCTTGGCAGAAAGGTGGACCTAGTTACCGAAAACTCTCTGAGAAAGCAGTGGAAGGAAAATATTCTGAGCCAAGTGAAATACTTATGA
- a CDS encoding HepT-like ribonuclease domain-containing protein has translation MKKEERSFREYMEDMIESIDKILKYIGTISSVNDFLNNDLVIDAVTRNYEIIGEAANKIPLEIRAKYPEVPWKQMYGLRNFAVHDYHKIDHIILWEIAQDHLLKNKTMLESILKTESSQD, from the coding sequence ATGAAAAAAGAAGAACGGAGTTTTCGAGAATATATGGAAGACATGATCGAATCTATAGACAAGATTTTGAAATACATTGGAACAATCTCCAGCGTAAATGATTTTTTAAATAATGATTTGGTAATAGATGCGGTAACTAGGAATTATGAGATTATTGGAGAAGCAGCAAACAAGATACCTTTAGAGATCAGAGCCAAATACCCGGAAGTTCCTTGGAAACAAATGTATGGCTTGCGGAATTTTGCTGTTCATGATTATCACAAAATAGACCATATAATTCTTTGGGAGATAGCACAGGACCATCTTTTAAAAAATAAAACTATGTTGGAGAGTATCCTTAAAACAGAGAGCAGCCAAGACTAG